The following coding sequences are from one Phycisphaeraceae bacterium window:
- the atpF gene encoding F0F1 ATP synthase subunit B, translated as MTLRKHIPAGLLVTAMSWSAALAADPAHAVDGAHDAAKGHSEQPFLLNVDLGSAVWNLVVFLLLASILYKFVWPNVLNGLRAREVKMRDDLLKAENAAKEAAQRTEELRTRLAEANREAQKIIDQSRVEAQRAVAEIKASADAEITQAKTRAEADIQAARQQAVAEIYEKTAVLATQVASKILQREISPDDQRQLIDESLSQLAEQARRN; from the coding sequence ATGACCCTGCGCAAGCACATCCCGGCAGGACTGCTCGTCACGGCGATGAGTTGGAGCGCGGCATTGGCCGCGGACCCGGCTCATGCCGTTGATGGTGCTCACGATGCGGCTAAAGGCCACAGCGAGCAGCCTTTTCTCCTGAACGTTGACCTTGGGTCGGCGGTCTGGAATCTGGTGGTCTTTCTGCTGTTGGCCTCGATCCTCTACAAGTTCGTCTGGCCGAATGTTCTCAACGGCCTGCGAGCCCGCGAGGTCAAGATGCGTGACGACCTTCTCAAGGCGGAAAACGCCGCAAAGGAAGCGGCGCAGCGGACTGAAGAGCTGCGGACGCGTCTGGCTGAGGCGAATCGTGAGGCCCAGAAGATCATTGATCAGAGTCGGGTCGAGGCTCAGCGAGCGGTCGCTGAGATCAAGGCGTCGGCTGATGCGGAGATCACGCAGGCCAAGACGCGTGCCGAGGCTGATATCCAGGCGGCTCGCCAGCAGGCGGTGGCTGAGATTTACGAGAAGACGGCTGTTCTGGCGACTCAGGTAGCCAGTAAGATTCTTCAGCGTGAGATCTCGCCTGACGATCAGCGTCAGCTCATTGATGAGTCGCTGAGCCAGCTCGCCGAGCAGGCTAGACGTAACTGA
- the alr gene encoding alanine racemase, protein MKNADRHTILNDGPTASRLEVNLIAISQNLRTFRHLVGHQSKICAVVKKNAYGLGVHHIAPHLKQQGVDRLGVYSQAEAEELLALNLSLPVITLGPIDRLPPDSALLEAARQGLLEPTLHTLDQLHALNQAASQASLRLPLHLYIDTGMSRSGFAPEELPNLLHALDKAPNLHILGVHTHLATADTDPNFAQTQLNRYLACLETNRPALSNNIIRHAANSYATLRHKAFHLDMIRPGLGLYGCGFDDLTDEPRLLNKDPFQPVVRWLTTINHIAHYPANTPVGYGSTWTTPRDVTLAVVPIGYGDGYPVALSNKATMRVLLHGGGHLDAPVRGRVNMDQVVLDLTDAGLPVEGFKGAIVEVISADPDAPNTVPRLARLASTHSYEILCRLSPRISRKHLN, encoded by the coding sequence GTGAAAAACGCCGATCGCCACACCATCCTGAACGACGGGCCCACCGCAAGCCGACTCGAAGTCAACCTCATCGCCATCTCACAGAATCTCCGCACCTTCCGCCACCTCGTCGGCCATCAATCCAAAATCTGCGCCGTCGTCAAGAAAAACGCCTACGGCCTGGGCGTCCATCACATCGCCCCCCACCTCAAACAACAAGGCGTCGACCGACTCGGCGTCTACAGCCAGGCCGAAGCCGAAGAACTCCTCGCCCTCAACCTCAGCCTCCCCGTCATCACCCTCGGACCCATCGACCGCCTGCCCCCGGACTCCGCCCTCCTCGAAGCCGCCCGCCAGGGCCTGCTCGAACCCACGCTTCACACGCTCGATCAGCTCCACGCCCTCAACCAAGCCGCTTCGCAGGCCTCCCTCCGCCTGCCCCTGCACCTCTACATCGACACCGGCATGAGCCGATCCGGCTTCGCCCCCGAAGAACTCCCCAACCTCCTCCACGCCCTCGACAAAGCCCCAAACCTCCACATCCTCGGCGTCCACACCCATCTCGCCACCGCCGACACCGACCCCAACTTCGCCCAGACCCAACTCAACCGATACCTCGCCTGCCTCGAAACCAACCGCCCCGCCCTCTCCAACAACATCATCCGCCACGCCGCCAACTCCTACGCCACCCTCCGACACAAAGCCTTCCACCTCGACATGATCCGACCCGGCCTCGGACTCTACGGCTGCGGCTTCGATGACCTCACCGATGAACCCAGACTGCTCAACAAAGACCCCTTCCAGCCCGTCGTCCGCTGGCTCACCACCATCAACCACATCGCCCACTACCCCGCCAACACCCCCGTCGGCTACGGCTCCACCTGGACCACCCCCCGCGACGTAACCCTCGCCGTCGTACCCATCGGCTATGGCGACGGCTACCCCGTCGCCCTCTCCAACAAAGCCACCATGCGCGTCCTTCTACACGGGGGGGGGCACCTCGACGCCCCCGTCCGCGGCCGCGTCAACATGGACCAGGTCGTCCTCGACCTGACCGATGCCGGCCTGCCGGTTGAAGGTTTCAAGGGAGCTATCGTCGAAGTCATCTCCGCCGACCCCGATGCCCCTAACACCGTCCCCCGCCTCGCCAGACTTGCTAGCACCCACAGCTACGAAATCCTCTGCCGCCTCTCACCAAGAATCAGCCGTAAACACTTGAACTAG
- a CDS encoding aminopeptidase, whose product MRDPRLDKLAEVLVHYSTEVKAKQIVRISADPIGLPLVEAIYEHCLKAGAYPYVKLTPGSVDDLFFAHATEEQLGYVSPLALHEIETIDVSIGLWADTNTRSRSRVDPKRLGKASSARKPVFETFLRRAAAHDKPQDYPGVKPLRWVGTQYPTLASAQDAEMSLREYEDFVFSAGHLDAPSPAAVWNQIKTRQQKLADYLTGKKKLHFQAANGTDLHVNVDGMTWVNCCGESNFPDGEVFTGPNLNAPDGGVNGVVRYSFPAVYQGRAAEGVELTFEKGRVVKATADKGEDFLLAMLDQDEGARGLGEIAIGTNYSITEFSRNTLFDEKIGGTFHAAVGEGYPETGNHNKSGLHWDMVCDLRSPENDGVESAGGTITVDGEVISKDGRFAFEGWPGPA is encoded by the coding sequence GTGCGCGACCCCCGACTCGACAAACTCGCCGAAGTCCTCGTCCACTACTCCACCGAGGTCAAAGCCAAACAGATCGTCCGCATCTCCGCCGACCCCATCGGCCTCCCCCTCGTGGAAGCCATCTACGAGCACTGCCTCAAAGCAGGGGCCTACCCCTACGTCAAACTCACCCCCGGCTCGGTCGATGACCTGTTCTTCGCCCACGCCACCGAAGAACAGCTCGGCTACGTTAGCCCACTCGCCCTCCACGAGATCGAGACCATCGACGTCTCCATCGGCCTCTGGGCCGACACCAACACCCGCTCACGCAGCCGCGTCGACCCCAAACGCCTGGGCAAGGCCTCCTCTGCCCGCAAACCCGTCTTCGAGACCTTCCTCAGACGCGCCGCCGCCCACGACAAGCCTCAGGACTACCCGGGCGTCAAACCCCTCCGCTGGGTCGGCACCCAGTACCCCACCCTCGCCTCCGCCCAGGACGCCGAGATGTCGCTCCGCGAGTACGAAGACTTCGTCTTCTCCGCCGGCCACCTCGACGCCCCCAGCCCCGCCGCCGTCTGGAACCAGATCAAGACCCGCCAGCAGAAACTCGCCGACTACCTCACCGGCAAGAAAAAACTCCACTTTCAGGCCGCCAACGGCACCGACCTCCACGTCAACGTCGACGGCATGACCTGGGTCAACTGCTGCGGCGAATCCAACTTCCCCGATGGCGAGGTCTTCACCGGACCCAACCTCAACGCCCCCGATGGCGGGGTCAACGGCGTCGTCCGCTACTCCTTCCCCGCCGTCTACCAGGGCCGCGCCGCCGAAGGCGTCGAACTGACCTTCGAGAAGGGCCGCGTCGTCAAGGCCACCGCCGACAAGGGCGAGGACTTCCTCCTGGCCATGCTCGACCAGGACGAAGGCGCCCGCGGCCTCGGCGAAATCGCCATCGGCACCAACTACTCCATCACCGAGTTCTCCCGCAACACCCTCTTCGACGAGAAAATCGGCGGGACCTTTCACGCCGCCGTCGGCGAGGGCTACCCCGAGACCGGCAACCACAACAAATCCGGCCTGCACTGGGACATGGTCTGCGACCTCCGCTCCCCCGAAAACGACGGCGTCGAATCCGCCGGCGGGACCATCACCGTCGACGGCGAAGTCATCTCCAAAGACGGACGCTTCGCCTTCGAAGGCTGGCCGGGGCCCGCGTAG
- the atpG gene encoding ATP synthase F1 subunit gamma: MATNSREIKGRIKAVRNIQRITKTMQMIATARFQSLQRRAVEARAYTQHIESMVGNLASSVEASGEISHPLLSAPASPAGRELLLIVSSNRGLCGGYNASVLRKAHGYLRSATKPIDVELIGKKGQAYCRFNRIDVARFNDQIADTPEYQTVEGLADRFMGLFTDGAYDRVSVASMRFETMSRQAPHISQLLPIARVETGDEPAGSGAVYEYSPDPERLLAELLPVTVRTALFQRLNEAVVSEQLARMVAMKSATDAAGKMSKSLKRMFNRARQTQITTELSEIISGAAALD, translated from the coding sequence ATGGCCACCAACAGTCGCGAAATCAAAGGTCGCATCAAGGCGGTCCGCAACATCCAGCGGATCACCAAGACGATGCAGATGATCGCCACGGCTCGCTTCCAGTCGCTGCAGCGGCGGGCGGTGGAGGCGAGGGCGTATACCCAGCACATCGAGTCGATGGTCGGCAACCTTGCCAGCAGTGTGGAGGCTTCGGGCGAGATCAGCCACCCGCTGCTCTCGGCTCCGGCTTCCCCGGCTGGGCGTGAGTTGCTGCTGATCGTCAGCTCGAACCGAGGACTTTGTGGCGGGTACAACGCGAGCGTCCTGCGGAAGGCTCACGGCTATCTGCGGTCGGCGACCAAGCCGATTGATGTTGAGTTGATTGGCAAGAAGGGTCAGGCGTACTGCCGGTTCAACCGCATCGATGTGGCCCGGTTCAATGACCAGATCGCTGACACGCCTGAGTACCAGACGGTCGAGGGGTTGGCGGACCGGTTTATGGGTTTGTTCACCGATGGTGCTTATGACCGGGTCTCGGTGGCTTCGATGCGGTTTGAGACGATGTCGCGGCAGGCCCCGCACATCAGTCAACTGCTGCCGATTGCTCGCGTCGAAACGGGGGACGAACCGGCTGGTTCTGGTGCGGTTTACGAGTATTCGCCTGATCCTGAGCGGTTGCTGGCTGAGTTGTTGCCGGTGACGGTTCGGACGGCGTTGTTTCAGCGGCTGAATGAGGCCGTGGTGAGTGAGCAGTTGGCGCGGATGGTGGCGATGAAGTCGGCGACCGATGCTGCGGGCAAGATGAGCAAGAGCCTCAAGCGGATGTTCAACCGTGCGCGGCAGACGCAGATCACGACCGAGTTGTCGGAGATCATCAGCGGCGCAGCGGCGCTGGATTAA
- a CDS encoding alpha/beta fold hydrolase, with protein MADADGQPRGSFLARQVLRMAVYGPSYPGRKLLSTPAHWLARWRGAEVVEVTLGDGVRTQVMRVPAVAGTVRRPPVVVLHGWMELKEMHLPHARAMAKQGHDVLLIDQRGHGRSTRAASTIGSVEVGDVPMVLAEAERRGWLGDRYCLWGFSMGAAVAIRHAVTDPRVAAVVAIAPYSDLAMAIETFRRRMPAISAEGARQAFERVAEEVGFDVDSASPAAVIGELCAPLLMIEGGLDSALPAAEHSQKLVSLKKYGPVETLRVPWANHFMICRRVWPSVDRKVAEFLGRYTPPASDG; from the coding sequence ATGGCAGATGCAGACGGTCAGCCGCGGGGGTCTTTTTTGGCGCGGCAGGTGTTGCGGATGGCGGTGTATGGGCCGTCGTATCCGGGGCGGAAGCTGCTTAGTACGCCGGCACACTGGTTGGCGCGGTGGCGGGGGGCGGAGGTGGTGGAGGTGACGCTTGGGGATGGGGTGCGGACGCAGGTGATGCGTGTGCCTGCGGTGGCGGGGACGGTGAGGCGCCCGCCTGTGGTGGTGCTGCATGGGTGGATGGAGCTGAAGGAGATGCACCTGCCGCATGCGCGGGCGATGGCGAAGCAGGGGCACGATGTGCTGCTGATTGATCAGCGGGGGCACGGGCGGTCGACGCGGGCGGCATCGACGATCGGGTCGGTGGAGGTGGGCGATGTGCCGATGGTTCTTGCGGAGGCGGAGCGGCGGGGCTGGCTTGGCGATCGGTATTGCCTGTGGGGTTTTTCGATGGGTGCGGCGGTGGCGATCCGGCATGCGGTGACCGATCCGCGGGTTGCGGCGGTGGTGGCGATTGCGCCGTATTCGGATCTGGCGATGGCGATCGAGACGTTTCGGAGGCGGATGCCGGCGATCTCGGCGGAGGGTGCGCGGCAGGCGTTTGAGCGGGTTGCTGAGGAGGTGGGTTTTGATGTTGATTCGGCGAGTCCGGCGGCGGTGATCGGGGAGCTGTGTGCGCCGCTGCTGATGATCGAGGGTGGTTTGGATTCGGCGTTGCCGGCGGCGGAGCACAGTCAGAAGTTGGTGTCGCTAAAGAAGTACGGGCCGGTGGAGACGCTGCGGGTGCCGTGGGCAAATCACTTCATGATCTGTCGGCGGGTGTGGCCGAGTGTGGATCGAAAGGTGGCGGAGTTTTTGGGGCGCTATACCCCCCCCGCATCAGACGGATGA
- the atpE gene encoding ATP synthase F0 subunit C has product MLELTNLLAQAEAADPGFAAMGQAIGMGLAIIGAGIGIGRIGGSAVEAIARQPEAKGDIFTNMILAAALIEGVTVIALVLALVLSFV; this is encoded by the coding sequence ATGCTTGAACTGACCAACCTCCTCGCCCAGGCAGAGGCAGCAGACCCGGGTTTTGCGGCGATGGGCCAGGCCATCGGCATGGGCCTTGCGATCATTGGTGCCGGCATCGGCATTGGTCGTATCGGCGGCAGTGCTGTTGAGGCGATTGCCCGTCAGCCCGAGGCCAAGGGTGACATCTTCACCAACATGATTCTTGCCGCCGCTCTGATTGAAGGCGTCACGGTCATCGCGCTGGTTCTGGCGCTGGTTCTCTCGTTCGTTTGA
- a CDS encoding AtpZ/AtpI family protein, translating into MPGLTPGSMKFAAAGTELAGAVVVPIIAGIGYDRWQDTLPWGLLIGVGLGLILGTASLIKTIQKARIEANRSHPPHPTLPEPSRDDRDDPREP; encoded by the coding sequence ATGCCGGGTCTGACCCCTGGTTCGATGAAGTTCGCTGCGGCGGGCACTGAACTCGCTGGTGCTGTGGTAGTCCCGATCATCGCGGGCATCGGTTATGACCGCTGGCAGGATACGCTGCCTTGGGGTCTGCTCATTGGTGTGGGGCTCGGGTTGATCCTTGGGACTGCGAGCCTGATCAAGACCATCCAGAAGGCGCGGATCGAAGCCAACCGGTCCCACCCCCCCCACCCGACCCTACCCGAACCCTCCCGGGATGATCGAGATGACCCTAGAGAGCCCTAG
- a CDS encoding aminoglycoside phosphotransferase family protein translates to MADGSGSEENLETKLVAAAAGPPAESSGGMSWLPLSSEFGRRLIEQSEGRLRDLSWFRTDWQRGGALTGYAIWEEGGEALPVVVKLPVPPRERLWLKVLQGAEDVAPRLLADGDEVGGYDLAWVVMERIEHGPLGTAWGGVEFDLLIEAAARFYKAASVFETPEPEPEWDWHALLERARKKVRDIDITEAKRWKAALKSARKRVDGWAETWAQRPRNHWCHGDLHLGNAMTRSAPPGGPALLFDYARVHAGHWLRDAIYFEHLYWASPELLDGRKLCNQLVKAMRQQGVEVEEDWAEWAEAYRALTAMMVPLRLQQEGAPVYVEAALELLEKHV, encoded by the coding sequence ATGGCTGACGGTTCGGGTTCCGAAGAGAACCTTGAGACGAAGCTGGTCGCTGCGGCGGCTGGTCCACCTGCTGAGTCATCCGGCGGGATGAGTTGGCTGCCGCTTAGTTCTGAGTTTGGTCGGCGGCTGATCGAGCAGTCGGAGGGGAGGCTGCGTGATCTGAGTTGGTTTCGGACGGATTGGCAGCGGGGTGGGGCGTTGACGGGGTATGCGATCTGGGAGGAGGGGGGTGAGGCGCTGCCTGTGGTGGTGAAGCTGCCGGTTCCGCCCCGGGAGCGGTTGTGGCTCAAGGTGCTGCAGGGGGCTGAGGATGTTGCGCCGCGGCTGCTGGCTGATGGCGACGAGGTGGGGGGGTATGACCTGGCGTGGGTGGTGATGGAGCGGATCGAGCATGGTCCGCTGGGCACGGCGTGGGGTGGCGTGGAGTTTGATCTGTTGATTGAGGCGGCGGCGCGGTTTTACAAGGCGGCGTCGGTGTTTGAGACGCCTGAGCCCGAGCCGGAGTGGGACTGGCATGCGCTGCTGGAGCGTGCGCGGAAGAAGGTTCGGGATATTGATATCACGGAGGCCAAGCGGTGGAAGGCGGCGCTTAAGAGTGCGCGGAAGCGGGTGGATGGCTGGGCGGAGACTTGGGCGCAGCGGCCGAGGAATCATTGGTGCCATGGCGATCTGCACCTGGGGAATGCGATGACGCGGTCGGCTCCGCCTGGGGGGCCGGCGTTATTGTTCGATTACGCGCGGGTTCATGCTGGGCACTGGTTGCGGGACGCGATTTATTTTGAGCATTTGTATTGGGCGTCGCCGGAGCTTTTGGATGGGCGCAAGCTGTGCAATCAACTGGTCAAGGCGATGCGGCAGCAGGGCGTTGAGGTCGAGGAGGACTGGGCTGAGTGGGCCGAGGCGTATCGGGCGTTGACGGCGATGATGGTCCCGCTTCGGCTGCAGCAGGAGGGGGCGCCGGTGTATGTGGAGGCGGCGCTGGAGCTGCTGGAGAAGCACGTTTAG
- a CDS encoding DEAD/DEAH box helicase, whose amino-acid sequence MSDLFDESVRFADLGLGDGLLASLARRGFEHPTLIQAQLIPPILKGKDVMGQAKTGSGKTAAFALPVIQMADPDVSMQALILAPTRELAVQVAGEIEKLAEDTPIKVSCIIGGESMRKQKQSVEAGGHILVGTPGRIMDLQGRGEIRFDRVRFAVLDEVDRMLDIGFRDDIRQILKKCPDERQTIFVSATISEDIERLGRRFMREDAEKIVTVGSSLTVSMVDQKYISVEPWDKRTLLLYLFRQEKPETTVVFCKTKATVHKVTQYLREKGISVREIHGDLHQTKRTKVMNSLRQKEVDVLIASDLAARGLDIDHITDVVNYDLPEDPEVYIHRIGRTARAGRRGRAWSFVTPEEGQRLTDIEKLSGALIEAVSYDDFEPGPIPSGVRAEREQASRPKEKVDRGPADPNALSPEQIAVMFPGGVVPKGKPVQSLGSRFRRRR is encoded by the coding sequence ATGAGTGACTTGTTTGACGAATCGGTGCGCTTTGCGGACCTGGGCCTTGGCGACGGTCTACTGGCGTCGCTGGCGCGGCGGGGTTTTGAGCACCCGACGCTGATCCAGGCGCAGTTGATCCCGCCCATCCTCAAGGGCAAGGACGTGATGGGTCAGGCGAAGACGGGGTCGGGTAAGACGGCGGCGTTTGCGTTGCCGGTGATTCAGATGGCGGACCCGGATGTCTCGATGCAGGCGTTGATTCTGGCGCCGACGCGGGAGCTGGCGGTTCAGGTTGCGGGGGAGATCGAGAAGCTGGCGGAGGATACGCCGATCAAGGTGTCGTGCATCATTGGCGGGGAGTCGATGCGGAAGCAGAAGCAGTCGGTGGAGGCTGGGGGGCACATCCTGGTGGGGACGCCTGGTCGGATCATGGATTTGCAGGGTCGGGGTGAGATTCGGTTTGATCGGGTTCGGTTTGCGGTGCTGGATGAGGTCGATCGGATGCTGGACATCGGCTTCCGTGATGACATCCGGCAGATTCTCAAGAAGTGTCCTGACGAGCGGCAGACGATTTTTGTCTCGGCGACGATTTCTGAGGACATCGAGCGTCTGGGCCGGCGGTTCATGCGAGAGGATGCTGAGAAGATCGTGACGGTTGGCAGCTCGCTGACCGTGAGTATGGTCGATCAGAAGTATATTTCGGTGGAGCCGTGGGATAAGCGGACGCTGCTGCTTTATTTGTTTCGTCAGGAGAAGCCTGAGACGACGGTGGTTTTCTGCAAGACCAAGGCGACGGTGCATAAGGTCACGCAGTATTTGCGGGAGAAGGGGATCAGTGTCCGGGAGATCCACGGCGATCTTCATCAGACGAAGCGGACGAAGGTGATGAACTCGCTGCGGCAGAAGGAGGTCGATGTGCTGATTGCCTCGGACCTGGCGGCGCGGGGGCTGGATATCGATCACATCACGGATGTGGTGAACTACGATCTGCCGGAGGACCCTGAGGTTTATATTCACCGGATCGGACGGACGGCGCGGGCGGGTCGGCGTGGTCGTGCGTGGTCGTTTGTGACGCCTGAGGAGGGCCAGCGGCTAACGGATATTGAGAAGCTGTCGGGGGCGTTGATCGAGGCGGTGAGCTACGACGATTTTGAGCCGGGTCCGATTCCTTCGGGGGTCCGGGCGGAGCGTGAGCAGGCGTCGCGGCCTAAGGAGAAGGTTGATCGTGGCCCGGCCGACCCCAATGCCTTGTCGCCTGAGCAGATCGCGGTGATGTTCCCTGGTGGTGTCGTGCCCAAGGGCAAGCCGGTGCAGAGTCTGGGGTCTCGATTCCGGCGACGGCGGTAG
- a CDS encoding type II toxin-antitoxin system RelE/ParE family toxin, with the protein MTVHAGEDVAEDFVLRFEVAIRLLRAHPEAEAIVRVSSSRLAGLRRWRIARFGHLIYYQRQGASLSILRVLHPRRDQVSELS; encoded by the coding sequence TTGACGGTTCATGCTGGTGAGGATGTGGCAGAGGACTTCGTTCTGCGTTTTGAGGTGGCCATCAGGCTGTTGCGTGCCCACCCCGAAGCCGAGGCGATCGTTCGGGTGAGTTCGTCACGACTCGCGGGGCTTCGTCGGTGGAGAATCGCACGGTTTGGGCACCTGATCTACTACCAGCGTCAAGGCGCTTCGCTGAGCATCCTTCGTGTGCTGCACCCCAGGCGTGATCAAGTCTCCGAGTTGTCTTGA
- the atpB gene encoding F0F1 ATP synthase subunit A: MTPSMLIAAANPLDHVLPHTVFEVGGFAVTNHLVMGTVAAGLVLLTFVWFAGRMKRTGSDAESFVTKGTFTQLLETMCEFILENVARPNLKHLTEKYIPYIWTVFFFILTCNLLGMIPFGYFFKLVAQLVGSENASYWGHFGGTATSNLSLNAPLALCSFIAVLYIGIKETGFKHFVMHFNPLGWGDPKMLPIGIMLFFLEWLGLVIKCIVLAVRLFGTMLAGHLVLAALVGMIFIFGEMYAVVGYGVGLGVILLNTVLSILELFIAFLQAFIFTYLTTLFIALTAVTDHGEHDELEHEHEVSREETEAAKAALIP, translated from the coding sequence ATGACCCCCTCGATGCTGATCGCGGCCGCCAATCCCCTCGACCACGTGCTCCCGCACACGGTCTTTGAGGTCGGTGGCTTTGCTGTGACCAATCATCTGGTGATGGGTACGGTGGCCGCGGGGCTTGTGCTGCTGACGTTCGTCTGGTTCGCCGGGCGGATGAAGCGGACGGGGAGTGATGCGGAGAGCTTTGTGACCAAGGGCACGTTCACGCAGCTGCTCGAGACGATGTGCGAGTTCATTCTCGAGAACGTCGCCCGGCCGAACCTCAAGCACCTGACCGAGAAGTACATCCCGTATATCTGGACGGTGTTTTTCTTCATCCTGACCTGCAACCTGCTGGGGATGATCCCGTTTGGCTATTTCTTCAAGTTGGTCGCTCAACTGGTGGGGTCTGAGAACGCGAGTTACTGGGGGCATTTTGGTGGCACGGCGACGAGCAATCTGTCGCTGAACGCCCCGTTGGCGCTGTGTTCGTTCATTGCGGTGCTTTACATCGGCATCAAAGAGACGGGTTTCAAGCATTTTGTGATGCACTTCAACCCGCTGGGGTGGGGTGATCCGAAGATGCTGCCGATCGGCATCATGCTGTTTTTTCTTGAGTGGCTGGGGCTGGTGATCAAGTGCATTGTTCTCGCTGTGCGTTTGTTCGGGACGATGCTGGCGGGTCACCTGGTGCTGGCGGCTTTGGTGGGGATGATTTTCATCTTCGGTGAGATGTACGCGGTCGTTGGTTACGGGGTCGGCCTTGGGGTGATCCTGCTCAACACGGTCTTGTCGATTCTGGAGCTGTTTATCGCCTTTCTGCAGGCGTTTATTTTTACTTATCTGACTACTTTGTTCATTGCGTTGACGGCTGTGACGGATCACGGTGAGCATGATGAACTTGAGCACGAACATGAGGTCTCTCGTGAAGAGACTGAGGCCGCGAAGGCGGCGCTGATTCCCTGA